A genome region from Thermoanaerobacterium xylanolyticum LX-11 includes the following:
- a CDS encoding IS701 family transposase: MSHNKRITENSSIIQYLMKLNFALYFTKPVIRHIVEFIIAATQKGYSGTVTDIVNLSLANCHRTTFGKFLSQGVWNIEYAWRAIRREVICIIFELSQTSNKPIFVIFDDTIAEKTKPSLQAKHTIQATGFHQSHLKGKQVWGHQLLTMMLSCGNVVLPYCIERYEKGGKSKIERICEMVSMLPIPKGPAYGLCDSWYINKKVIEAHFERGYHLIGALKTNRIIYPQGIRIQIKDFAQYIEKNEVHLVTVNGSNYWVYRYEGALNGIDNAVVVLCWPEKAFKNQNALHAFICTDTELDTETILNYYSQRWPIEIFFRQTKNNLGLNTYQVRSTKSIDRLLWLISLTYLYCTTSGDEYCKFGQGIKIVRKEVQKQRVQWLYERANNKVPIDEILEELQLA, encoded by the coding sequence ATGTCTCATAATAAAAGAATAACAGAAAATTCATCAATAATCCAGTACTTAATGAAATTAAATTTTGCATTATATTTTACTAAACCTGTTATTCGTCATATTGTAGAATTTATAATTGCTGCCACTCAAAAAGGTTATAGTGGTACTGTTACAGATATAGTTAATTTAAGCCTTGCTAATTGCCATAGAACCACGTTTGGCAAATTCTTAAGCCAAGGTGTTTGGAATATAGAGTATGCATGGAGAGCTATAAGGCGAGAAGTTATTTGCATTATATTTGAATTATCCCAAACTAGCAACAAGCCGATATTTGTGATTTTTGATGATACTATTGCTGAGAAGACAAAGCCTTCGTTACAGGCTAAACATACTATCCAGGCAACAGGATTCCATCAATCACATTTAAAAGGGAAGCAAGTTTGGGGACATCAACTTCTTACCATGATGCTATCTTGCGGCAATGTGGTATTACCTTACTGTATTGAACGCTATGAAAAAGGTGGTAAAAGCAAAATCGAAAGAATATGTGAAATGGTATCTATGCTTCCAATACCTAAAGGACCAGCATATGGACTATGCGATTCATGGTACATAAACAAAAAAGTAATAGAAGCACATTTCGAAAGAGGATACCATCTCATAGGAGCACTAAAAACTAACAGAATTATCTATCCACAAGGCATTAGAATTCAGATAAAAGACTTTGCCCAATATATCGAAAAGAACGAAGTTCACCTCGTTACAGTGAACGGTTCTAATTACTGGGTATATCGCTATGAAGGAGCCTTAAATGGAATAGATAATGCTGTAGTAGTATTGTGTTGGCCTGAGAAAGCTTTTAAAAATCAGAATGCTCTACATGCATTTATCTGTACTGATACTGAATTAGATACCGAGACTATTCTAAATTACTACAGTCAAAGATGGCCTATAGAAATATTCTTTAGGCAGACAAAGAATAATCTTGGACTAAATACATATCAAGTACGATCAACAAAATCAATAGATAGATTATTATGGCTTATATCATTGACATACCTGTATTGTACGACTTCAGGTGACGAATATTGCAAATTTGGGCAAGGAATAAAAATAGTACGCAAAGAAGTACAAAAGCAGCGTGTTCAATGGCTGTATGAGCGAGCTAATAATAAAGTACCTATTGATGAAATTTTAGAAGAACTACAGTTAGCATAG
- a CDS encoding GH36-type glycosyl hydrolase domain-containing protein: protein MLIGALFTLFSLMIYEKLKNKSNYYEEANLHDILLNHDELKKHAQELAQNHYIMRDTKLNYMLIPRMNKSYNYIKFVYKNINLAERTQSISQDAEWLLDNFYIIEEQVKEIRKSLSKGYYSGLPGLKNSILKGYPRVYAIAMELVSHTDGKIDEDTIIDFINAYQSKSLLSSGELWALGLMIKIALIENIKKSSEKITITQKQWSKADEVANIIFSNKNMTFDDIKKLIHDKVMTIGKIPTSFFERLLQRIRMEGDDSTVIVQYIDRILQEYDTNIADIVELDHQILAARQVSIGNAITSLKYVSTLDWSQIFEKLSNVEQILRQDPDGTYEMMDFESRDYYRHQIEEIAKRYKTSETFVARKALECAREVLNDNNKPEYINHVGFYIIGKGRSILESKIGHKKNSVKVMRVVKSHIAIFYIASIVALTIFASAALWALLIFNGLAAIYAFILAAISIIPISEFVIQAVNWAIIHIKRPTIIPKIELKNGIPKEAATMVIVPVLLTSVKRVKELLAQLEITYISNKEDNLYFAIVGDFKDTNKEKLEDDEEIVNTALGGIKELNEKYGEGKDIFFYFHRKRVYCQTQNAYMGWERKRGAIVEFNELLMGSNDTSFYVKSANVEELPRIKYVITLDADTNLIMDTAKRLIGTMMHPLNKAVVDSEKNVVVEGYGLLQPRIGVDILSSSATVFSSIFAGNGGIDPYTTAVSDVYQDLFGEGIFTGKGIYDVEVFRTILKDLIPDNSILSHDLLEGSFIRAGLVTDILLIDGFPSKYNSYMMRMHRWVRGDWQLLPYLSRRIKTRQGNYMENPLSIISKWKIIDNLRRSLVAPFALALLLLSNLVPYKSFVMYGVVILALFEPFIAAAIDAVLEKSKEMSNHSILLANSLKNTFYASLLQFAFLPYQGYLMIDAVVRTIYRVYVSRKNLLEWVTAADMERQLKNDFISFLKRMLVSIPIGAILILVSMYFKRDMLPYSILISLIWFASPYIAYRISSPIVEREFMMEESDIKELRKLSRKIWRYFEDFVTENDNYLPPDNFQLDPYAGIARRTSPTNIGLYLTSTISARDFGYITTSEMVDRIDKTVSTIEKMEKWHGHLYNWYKTDDLEPLKPYYISTVDSGNLVGYMIALKEGLKKVPDMPLTEKLSAGLSDLIEIVNDELKSKKIKYEMLEGDYTIEDWHRSLNQLRDGLSSIKFNDDDGWYMKIVETIDSDIKELDELVPFYNYDEYEQMFELNKDTTLNNLKAMYEKILEMPSSNREKFIKPYENVKHLIEKVEDLIIRLNILIEKTEFRPLFDEKRQLFSIGYNIEDEKLTKSYYDLFASEARQASFIAIAKKEVDAKHWFRMGRMVTGENAHRGLISWSGTMFEYFMPLLIMKNFKNTILDQTYKFVVMMQKKYAKKYSIPWGISESGFYSFDIKLNYQYKAFGVPWLGLKRGLSRDVVIAPYGAILSLRVDPKSVVENIKRLKDLGVEGKYGLYEAVDFTPERIPYGKKYAIVKSFMSHHLGMSMLALNNFINKNVMQERFHSDPYIKSVEILLQEKVPNGPMILREEVEAQKEFEEQKKEEVKAVRVVEEIDDILPQVHILSNGDYSVVLTDRGTGYSKKEGINITRWKNSLDEIHGTFIFVQNVNSNTTWSTTYAPFFAKDEKYKVVFKQDMAKFIKKVGNIDTETEVIVSPEDDVEIRRVTLKNHSEHDRVLEVTSYFEPVLSDINADIAHPAFNKLFIKTEILFDSDMIVANRRPRDLKKSYLWVAHAVYVDGGETVGDTQFETDRAKFIGRGRTLRNPVALETDRPLSNSDGSVLDPIMSLRKRIKLDPNETVKVVYITSVAESKAEAVKLANKYKNGSATERAFEMSVSRGKVELDYLNLKSDELGLFQKMLPHIVFSSPVRIAKKDTILKNQKGQSGLWAYGISGDIPIVLLEICKKEELPVLKKLLKAHEYWRMKGLYVDLVILNNDKGGYIDALGDRIKDVINGSFAYNIMGQFGGVFLINRSSLKEEDYILLNTVAKLSLTADMPIEKQLEYDDIEKNKKAKLLHIDENNKKKTYPVPLRENLQLHYSNGYGGFSLDGHKYVINLDDDKVTPMPWINVVSNYKFGFQVSESGSGFSWAENSREYKITPWSNDPVLDEGGEILYLRDDFTGEYWTITPKPLRDKGQYVIEHGFGYSLFKHGCSGINHEMLEFVPMNDTVKISLVKLKNVSGEKRRLSLYYFIKPVLGVSESITSPYVVTEMNEEIDGLLIRNVYNEDFKDRISFISSSVKVQSYTGNLSEFLGSDFDTKRPEALKMESLSNNVGIGLSPCAAIQVVVELEENEEKELSFLLGTGMSLDDVRRIMSYYKNINNVKEALNYVNTFWNNFVGTINVATPDKSFDLLLNGWLLYQTISCRIWARSAFYQSGGAYGFRDQLQDTMNVVYVAPELTRAQILNACAHQFKEGDVLHWWHPVTDKGIRTKYSDDLLWLPYAVADYVSVTDDTKILDIQIPFLNEEPLKDDEDERYGRPKVSDETATVYEHCIRAIEHSLKFGQHGIPLMGSGDWNDGMNMVGNKGKGESVWLGWFMYVTLKKFSKICIEKNDHERCEKYEEVANDIIKSIEEYGWDGSWYRRAYFDNGIPLGSSQNNECKIDSIAQSWAAISGAAKWDRVKEALDALENYLVDYDNAIIKLLSPPFDKGDLNPGYIKGYVPGVRENGGQYTHAAIWAIMAYAMIGDGDKAYRLYSMINPINHTRTLIENSRYKVEPYVMAADVYAVEPNTGRGGWTWYTGSSGWMYRVGIEHILGFKKEGDAIVINPCVPKDWAKYKIEYMYKNDTKYIIEVENPEMVNRGVREVSVDGNVVDDNKFILKDDGKIHHVFVVMGTRVSVKA from the coding sequence ATGCTAATTGGAGCTTTGTTTACGCTTTTTTCACTTATGATTTATGAGAAATTGAAGAATAAAAGTAATTATTATGAAGAAGCTAATTTACACGATATTTTATTAAATCACGATGAGCTTAAAAAACACGCCCAAGAATTAGCACAAAACCATTACATAATGAGAGATACTAAACTAAATTACATGCTTATACCTCGCATGAATAAAAGCTATAATTACATAAAATTCGTATACAAAAATATCAACTTGGCAGAAAGGACGCAGTCTATATCGCAAGATGCTGAATGGCTTTTAGACAATTTTTACATAATCGAAGAACAAGTTAAAGAAATCAGAAAGAGCCTATCAAAAGGCTATTATTCAGGGCTTCCTGGACTTAAGAATAGCATATTGAAAGGTTATCCGAGAGTGTACGCTATTGCCATGGAATTAGTGTCCCATACGGACGGGAAAATTGATGAAGACACAATTATAGATTTCATCAATGCCTATCAATCAAAGTCGCTTTTGTCAAGCGGTGAATTATGGGCTCTTGGACTTATGATAAAAATTGCTTTAATAGAAAACATAAAAAAGAGCTCTGAGAAAATAACTATAACGCAGAAGCAGTGGAGCAAAGCGGATGAAGTAGCAAATATAATATTTTCGAACAAAAATATGACATTTGATGATATTAAAAAATTAATACATGACAAAGTTATGACTATTGGGAAGATTCCTACGTCTTTTTTTGAAAGGTTGCTTCAAAGGATTAGGATGGAAGGCGATGATTCGACGGTAATCGTACAGTACATCGATAGGATTCTTCAAGAGTATGATACAAATATTGCAGACATTGTTGAATTAGATCATCAGATATTAGCCGCAAGACAAGTTTCAATTGGCAATGCAATAACAAGCCTTAAATATGTGTCAACGTTGGATTGGTCTCAAATATTTGAGAAGCTTAGCAATGTAGAACAGATTTTGAGGCAAGACCCTGATGGTACGTATGAAATGATGGATTTTGAATCGAGAGATTATTACAGACATCAAATTGAGGAAATAGCCAAGAGGTATAAAACATCGGAGACATTTGTTGCAAGAAAAGCCTTGGAGTGTGCGAGGGAAGTTTTAAATGACAATAATAAACCTGAATACATAAATCATGTAGGATTTTATATAATAGGCAAAGGCAGAAGCATACTGGAAAGCAAGATAGGGCATAAGAAAAATTCTGTAAAAGTAATGCGTGTCGTAAAAAGCCATATAGCCATCTTTTATATAGCGTCTATAGTTGCTTTGACCATTTTTGCGTCTGCTGCTTTATGGGCTTTGTTAATATTTAATGGTTTGGCAGCTATATATGCATTTATTCTGGCAGCTATTTCGATAATTCCTATAAGCGAATTTGTAATACAGGCAGTAAACTGGGCGATAATACACATTAAAAGACCTACTATAATACCTAAAATTGAATTAAAAAATGGAATACCTAAAGAAGCTGCCACAATGGTTATAGTCCCTGTACTTTTGACAAGTGTAAAGAGAGTTAAAGAGCTTTTAGCACAATTAGAAATAACATATATTTCAAATAAAGAGGACAATCTTTATTTTGCTATCGTAGGCGATTTTAAAGACACAAACAAGGAGAAATTGGAGGATGACGAAGAAATAGTGAATACGGCTCTTGGTGGAATAAAAGAGCTTAATGAAAAATACGGTGAGGGGAAAGACATATTTTTCTATTTTCACAGAAAACGCGTATATTGTCAGACACAAAATGCTTACATGGGCTGGGAGAGAAAAAGAGGTGCTATAGTAGAGTTTAATGAACTATTAATGGGTTCAAATGATACCAGTTTCTACGTAAAAAGTGCTAATGTTGAAGAACTACCCAGAATAAAATATGTCATAACACTTGATGCGGATACAAATTTGATCATGGATACTGCAAAACGGCTTATTGGGACAATGATGCACCCGTTAAACAAGGCAGTTGTTGATAGTGAGAAAAATGTAGTTGTTGAAGGATATGGGCTTTTGCAACCAAGGATAGGAGTGGATATTTTGTCTTCGTCAGCCACCGTGTTTTCTTCTATTTTTGCTGGCAATGGTGGCATTGACCCATACACAACTGCTGTATCTGATGTTTACCAAGATCTATTTGGAGAAGGTATTTTTACTGGAAAAGGTATTTACGATGTGGAAGTATTTAGAACTATACTTAAAGATTTAATACCTGATAATTCCATATTAAGCCACGACCTTTTAGAAGGTTCTTTTATAAGGGCAGGACTTGTGACTGATATACTGCTTATTGATGGTTTTCCGTCTAAATACAACTCATATATGATGAGAATGCACAGGTGGGTAAGAGGTGATTGGCAGCTTTTGCCGTATCTTTCAAGAAGAATTAAGACGAGACAGGGTAACTATATGGAAAATCCTCTTTCGATTATTTCAAAATGGAAGATAATAGATAACCTAAGGAGAAGCCTTGTTGCTCCATTTGCTTTGGCTTTGCTTCTTTTAAGTAACCTTGTGCCTTATAAAAGCTTTGTTATGTATGGGGTAGTGATATTAGCTTTATTTGAACCATTTATAGCAGCAGCAATTGATGCAGTGCTGGAAAAATCAAAAGAGATGAGTAACCACAGCATTTTGCTTGCAAATAGCTTGAAAAACACGTTTTACGCAAGCTTATTGCAGTTCGCATTTCTGCCTTATCAAGGCTATTTAATGATAGATGCAGTAGTTAGAACTATCTACAGAGTTTATGTATCAAGAAAAAATCTATTAGAGTGGGTTACCGCGGCTGATATGGAAAGGCAACTTAAAAATGATTTTATCAGTTTCTTAAAAAGAATGTTGGTATCAATTCCCATTGGGGCTATTTTAATCTTGGTGAGCATGTACTTTAAACGTGATATGCTACCATACTCAATTTTAATTTCTTTAATATGGTTTGCATCGCCGTACATTGCTTATCGGATAAGCAGTCCTATTGTTGAACGTGAGTTTATGATGGAAGAAAGTGATATTAAAGAGCTAAGAAAACTGTCCAGGAAAATTTGGAGGTATTTTGAGGATTTTGTGACTGAAAATGATAATTACTTGCCTCCTGATAATTTTCAGTTAGATCCGTATGCGGGTATTGCCAGAAGGACTTCGCCTACCAACATAGGCTTATACTTGACTTCTACAATATCGGCAAGAGACTTTGGATATATCACTACTTCAGAAATGGTTGATAGAATAGATAAAACGGTCAGCACTATTGAAAAGATGGAGAAATGGCATGGACATCTTTACAACTGGTACAAAACAGACGACTTAGAGCCATTGAAGCCATACTATATTTCTACGGTAGATAGTGGAAATCTTGTTGGGTATATGATAGCGCTTAAGGAAGGCCTTAAAAAAGTTCCAGACATGCCATTGACTGAAAAATTGTCAGCAGGTTTATCAGACTTAATTGAGATCGTAAATGACGAATTAAAAAGTAAAAAGATAAAATATGAGATGCTTGAAGGAGATTACACCATTGAAGACTGGCATAGAAGCTTGAATCAACTTAGAGACGGCTTAAGCAGTATCAAATTTAATGATGATGATGGATGGTATATGAAAATTGTTGAAACCATTGATTCTGATATCAAAGAATTGGATGAGCTTGTGCCATTTTATAATTATGACGAATATGAACAAATGTTTGAGTTAAACAAAGATACTACGCTAAATAATTTGAAGGCAATGTATGAAAAAATTTTAGAAATGCCGTCATCTAATAGAGAAAAGTTTATAAAGCCTTACGAAAATGTTAAGCATTTAATAGAAAAAGTAGAAGATTTGATAATTAGATTAAATATTCTTATAGAGAAAACAGAGTTTAGGCCATTGTTTGATGAGAAAAGGCAGCTTTTTTCAATAGGTTACAATATAGAAGATGAAAAATTGACTAAATCGTATTATGATTTATTTGCCTCTGAAGCAAGACAAGCCAGTTTTATAGCTATAGCAAAGAAGGAAGTTGATGCAAAACATTGGTTTAGAATGGGGAGAATGGTGACAGGAGAAAATGCTCACAGAGGGTTAATTTCGTGGTCTGGTACAATGTTTGAATATTTTATGCCGCTTTTGATAATGAAAAATTTTAAAAATACTATTTTGGATCAGACGTACAAATTTGTCGTAATGATGCAAAAGAAGTATGCAAAAAAATACAGTATTCCATGGGGAATATCGGAGTCAGGCTTTTACTCATTTGATATTAAACTTAATTATCAGTACAAAGCTTTTGGTGTTCCTTGGCTTGGGCTTAAGAGGGGACTATCTCGAGATGTTGTTATAGCGCCTTATGGTGCGATTCTATCCCTCAGGGTAGATCCAAAATCTGTTGTTGAAAATATTAAAAGATTGAAAGACCTTGGAGTAGAAGGTAAGTATGGGCTTTATGAGGCTGTCGACTTTACGCCGGAAAGAATTCCTTATGGGAAAAAGTATGCTATAGTCAAAAGTTTCATGTCTCACCATTTAGGCATGAGCATGCTTGCACTAAACAATTTTATAAATAAAAACGTGATGCAGGAAAGATTTCATTCAGATCCATATATAAAATCTGTTGAAATATTGTTGCAGGAGAAAGTACCAAATGGCCCAATGATTCTTAGAGAAGAAGTAGAGGCACAAAAGGAATTTGAAGAGCAAAAGAAAGAAGAAGTTAAGGCCGTAAGGGTTGTAGAAGAGATAGATGATATCCTTCCGCAGGTGCATATTTTATCAAACGGTGATTATTCTGTTGTTTTGACAGATAGGGGAACAGGTTACAGTAAGAAGGAAGGAATAAACATAACCAGGTGGAAAAACAGTTTAGATGAAATTCATGGGACGTTTATATTCGTCCAGAATGTAAACTCAAATACCACTTGGTCTACGACTTATGCTCCATTTTTTGCGAAAGATGAAAAATATAAAGTTGTATTTAAGCAAGATATGGCTAAATTCATTAAAAAAGTCGGGAATATCGATACAGAAACGGAAGTCATTGTATCACCGGAAGACGATGTTGAAATAAGGCGTGTGACGTTAAAAAATCACAGCGAACATGATAGAGTGCTGGAAGTTACAAGCTATTTCGAACCAGTCTTAAGCGACATTAATGCAGACATTGCGCATCCTGCTTTTAACAAGCTGTTTATCAAAACAGAGATATTGTTTGACAGCGACATGATAGTTGCAAACAGAAGACCCAGAGATTTAAAAAAGTCATATTTGTGGGTTGCTCATGCTGTATACGTAGATGGTGGCGAGACGGTAGGCGATACTCAGTTTGAGACAGACAGGGCTAAATTCATTGGCAGAGGGCGGACATTAAGGAATCCTGTTGCTTTAGAGACAGATAGACCATTGTCAAATTCAGATGGCTCTGTTTTGGACCCTATCATGTCATTGAGAAAGAGGATTAAGTTAGATCCAAATGAAACGGTAAAAGTTGTATACATTACTTCTGTGGCAGAGTCAAAGGCAGAAGCAGTGAAATTGGCGAACAAGTACAAAAATGGTAGTGCGACGGAAAGAGCATTTGAAATGTCAGTATCCAGAGGTAAAGTTGAATTAGATTACTTGAATCTTAAATCAGACGAGTTAGGGCTTTTTCAAAAGATGCTTCCACATATAGTATTTTCAAGCCCCGTCAGGATAGCAAAAAAAGATACAATATTAAAAAATCAAAAAGGTCAATCTGGACTGTGGGCATACGGAATATCCGGAGATATACCGATAGTTCTTTTAGAAATATGCAAAAAAGAGGAATTGCCTGTATTAAAAAAGCTTCTTAAGGCTCATGAATATTGGAGAATGAAAGGGCTATACGTAGATTTAGTGATTTTAAACAATGACAAAGGTGGATATATTGATGCATTGGGCGATAGAATCAAAGACGTAATAAATGGAAGTTTTGCATATAACATAATGGGGCAGTTTGGTGGAGTGTTTCTGATAAATAGAAGTAGTTTAAAAGAGGAAGATTACATTTTGTTAAATACAGTTGCAAAATTATCTCTTACTGCTGATATGCCTATTGAGAAGCAACTTGAATATGATGATATTGAGAAAAATAAAAAAGCCAAATTGCTTCATATAGATGAAAACAATAAGAAAAAAACATATCCAGTTCCGCTTAGAGAGAATCTGCAATTGCATTACAGCAATGGGTATGGTGGATTTTCTTTAGATGGACATAAATACGTTATAAATTTAGATGATGACAAGGTAACGCCTATGCCATGGATAAATGTTGTATCAAACTATAAATTTGGATTTCAAGTTTCAGAATCAGGAAGCGGTTTTTCATGGGCAGAAAATAGCAGAGAATATAAAATCACCCCATGGTCAAATGATCCTGTTTTGGACGAAGGCGGGGAGATTCTGTACTTAAGAGATGACTTTACAGGTGAATATTGGACGATAACACCAAAGCCACTAAGGGATAAGGGACAATATGTGATTGAGCATGGATTCGGATATTCTTTATTTAAACATGGATGTTCAGGGATTAACCATGAGATGTTAGAGTTTGTGCCTATGAACGATACCGTTAAAATATCGCTTGTAAAGTTAAAAAACGTAAGTGGCGAGAAAAGAAGGTTGAGTTTGTATTACTTTATAAAACCTGTATTAGGCGTTTCAGAAAGCATAACATCGCCATATGTGGTTACAGAGATGAATGAAGAAATCGATGGGCTCTTAATAAGAAATGTGTACAATGAAGATTTTAAGGACAGGATTTCCTTTATAAGTTCATCTGTCAAAGTTCAATCATATACAGGAAACCTGTCGGAATTTCTGGGATCTGATTTTGACACTAAACGACCTGAAGCTTTAAAAATGGAATCTCTATCGAATAATGTAGGAATTGGTTTAAGTCCATGTGCCGCGATTCAAGTTGTTGTCGAATTAGAAGAAAATGAAGAAAAAGAGCTGTCATTTTTGTTGGGAACTGGAATGTCTTTAGATGATGTCAGACGGATTATGAGTTATTACAAGAATATCAATAACGTAAAAGAGGCATTGAATTATGTCAATACGTTCTGGAACAACTTCGTCGGCACAATAAATGTAGCGACACCTGACAAATCTTTCGATTTGCTTTTGAATGGTTGGCTATTGTATCAGACCATATCATGTAGGATTTGGGCTCGGTCTGCATTTTATCAGTCAGGTGGTGCATACGGATTTAGAGATCAACTACAAGATACTATGAATGTTGTGTACGTTGCACCAGAGCTTACGAGAGCACAAATATTAAACGCTTGCGCACATCAGTTTAAAGAAGGTGACGTACTCCATTGGTGGCATCCCGTGACCGACAAAGGAATACGCACGAAATACTCAGATGACCTTTTATGGTTGCCGTATGCTGTTGCGGATTATGTCTCCGTAACAGATGATACAAAAATATTAGATATACAAATTCCGTTTTTAAATGAAGAACCATTAAAAGATGACGAAGATGAAAGGTATGGCAGACCTAAGGTATCAGATGAAACTGCCACAGTTTATGAGCACTGCATAAGGGCTATAGAACATTCACTGAAATTTGGGCAGCATGGAATACCGCTGATGGGATCTGGAGACTGGAACGATGGCATGAATATGGTAGGCAATAAAGGAAAAGGTGAAAGTGTATGGCTTGGTTGGTTTATGTACGTAACACTTAAAAAATTCTCTAAGATATGCATTGAGAAAAATGACCATGAAAGGTGTGAAAAATATGAAGAAGTTGCCAATGACATAATAAAATCAATTGAAGAGTACGGCTGGGATGGAAGCTGGTATAGAAGAGCGTACTTTGATAATGGAATTCCGCTTGGCTCAAGCCAGAATAATGAGTGCAAAATAGATTCTATAGCGCAATCATGGGCTGCAATCTCAGGTGCAGCAAAATGGGATAGAGTGAAAGAAGCACTTGATGCACTTGAAAATTACTTGGTGGACTACGACAATGCAATAATTAAGCTTCTTTCGCCGCCATTTGATAAAGGGGATTTGAATCCTGGCTATATAAAAGGGTATGTGCCTGGCGTAAGAGAAAATGGAGGTCAATACACCCACGCTGCAATATGGGCTATAATGGCTTACGCAATGATTGGTGATGGCGACAAGGCTTATAGGCTTTACTCTATGATAAATCCTATAAACCATACAAGGACACTTATAGAAAATTCCAGGTATAAAGTAGAGCCTTATGTCATGGCAGCCGATGTATATGCCGTGGAGCCGAATACAGGCAGAGGAGGTTGGACGTGGTATACTGGTTCCTCAGGATGGATGTACAGAGTTGGTATTGAGCATATTTTAGGGTTTAAAAAAGAAGGAGATGCAATTGTCATCAATCCATGCGTTCCAAAAGATTGGGCGAAGTATAAAATAGAGTACATGTACAAAAATGACACGAAGTATATAATCGAAGTGGAAAACCCCGAAATGGTCAACAGAGGCGTACGTGAAGTTTCTGTAGATGGGAATGTAGTTGATGATAACAAATTCATTCTAAAAGATGATGGGAAGATACATCATGTTTTTGTGGTCATGGGAACGAGAGTATCTGTCAAAGCATAA
- a CDS encoding GntR family transcriptional regulator, translating into MLLKIEFESDVPIYTQIKNQIIEGIALGLLKEGDEMPSIRQLASDFGINLHTVKKAYDLLKDEGFLSVHRRKGYVVTKNAFADDDFIEKLEKDLQPILANAYSRGMMQDEILKICEDILHKFKNEE; encoded by the coding sequence TTGCTGTTAAAGATAGAATTTGAGTCAGATGTTCCCATATATACGCAAATAAAAAATCAAATAATAGAAGGAATAGCTTTAGGATTGCTTAAAGAAGGCGATGAGATGCCATCAATACGGCAATTAGCAAGTGATTTCGGCATAAATCTTCATACAGTGAAAAAGGCTTACGATCTTTTGAAAGATGAAGGATTTCTAAGCGTTCATAGAAGGAAAGGCTACGTTGTAACTAAAAATGCTTTTGCCGATGATGATTTTATCGAGAAATTGGAGAAAGATCTTCAGCCAATATTAGCAAATGCGTATTCAAGAGGAATGATGCAAGATGAAATATTGAAGATATGTGAAGATATATTGCATAAATTTAAAAACGAAGAATAG